In Manis pentadactyla isolate mManPen7 chromosome 3, mManPen7.hap1, whole genome shotgun sequence, a single window of DNA contains:
- the KDM4C gene encoding lysine-specific demethylase 4C isoform X8, producing MEVAEVESPLNPSCKIMTFRPSMEEFREFNKYLAYMESKGAHRAGLAKVIPPKEWKPRQCYDDIDNLLIPSPIQQMVTGQSGLFTQYNIQKKAMTVKEFRQLANSGKYCTPRYLDYEDLERKYWKNLTFVAPIYGADINGSIYNEIVTRKD from the exons ATGGAGGTGGCCGAGGTGGAGAGTCCTCTGAATCCCAGCTGTAAGATCATGACCTTCAGACCCTCCATGGAGGAGTTCCGGGAGTTCAACAAATATCTCGCATACATGGAGTCTAAAGGAGCCCATCGAGCGGGTCTTGCCAAG gtgaTTCCTCCTAAGGAGTGGAAGCCAAGGCAATGCTATGATGACATTGATAATTTGCTTATTCCATCACCGATTCAGCAGATGGTCACAGGGCAGTCGGGACTGTTCACCCAATACAACATCCAGAAAAAAGCCATGACAGTGAAGGAGTTCAGGCAGCTGGCCAACAGTGGCAA ATACTGTACTCCGAGATACTTGGATTATGAAGATTTGGAGCGCAAGTACTGGAAGAACTTAACTTTTGTGGCACCTATCTATGGTGCAGACATTAATGGGAGCATATACAATGAG